The proteins below are encoded in one region of Rana temporaria chromosome 2, aRanTem1.1, whole genome shotgun sequence:
- the TBL2 gene encoding transducin beta-like protein 2, with product MVVAALVAVSVVLGGLILLLAVWRQKGREVSEPEPSDYKANGQAVPEKQLSKKQKPQKPRKEKTRQHTFTHPLLASALKAHSGNITCLDFSSNGKYLASCSDDRTVRLWSTKDFLEREHRCMRANVDFDHATRVRFSPDCRTFIVWLANGDTIRVFKMTKKDDSFIFSAAHDDFPKRHKASIINIGIAETGKFIMTASDDTSILIWDMKGEVLASINTNQVANSYATVSPCGRFVASCGFTSDVKVWEVCFGKAGEFREVCRAFELKGHSAGVCGFAFSNDSRRMATVSKDGTWKLWNTDVEYKKQQDPYLLFTGQWCGREPCRIALSPDGRVVAIASVSDITVYNAQTGQIEEEFNSVHGEIISDLGFDTTNRFIVSTGDRAIRVFHNTAGYRAAIVDLKELLKKATNKGMKDRLQQQIKDAQNALDDVCKQGK from the exons ATGGTGGTGGCGGCGCTGGTGGCCGTGTCTGTGGTGCTCGGGGGGCTCATTCTTCTGCTGGCAGTGTGGAGACAGAAGGGGAGAGAGGTCAGCGAGCCGGAGCCGAGCG ATTACAAAGCCAATGGACAAGCCGTTCCAGAGAAGCAGCTATCTAAGAAGCAGAAACCGCAAAAGCCACGTAAAGAAAAAACTCGGCAACACACCTTCACCCACCCTCTCCTGGCATCTGCCCTTAAG GCTCACAGTGGAAATATAACTTGTTTGGATTTTAGCAGCAATGGTAAATATTTGGCTTCATGCTCCGATGACAGGACTGTCAGACTATGGAGCACCAAGGACTTCCTTGAGAGAGAGCACCGCTGCATGAGAGCCAATGTGGACTTCGACCATGCCACTCGTGTCCGCTTCAGTCCTGACTGCCG aactTTTATAGTTTGGTTAGCTAATGGAGATACGATCAGAGTGTTTAAAATGACTAAGAAAGACGACTCCTTCATCTTTTCTGCAGCCCATGATGACTTCCCAAAGAGACACAAAGCTTCCATCATTAATATTGGAATAGCAGAAACAG GGAAGTTTATCATGACTGCATCAGATGACACCAGCATATTAATTTGGGATATGAAGGGAGAGGTGCTCGCTTCCATCAATACCAACCAGGTTGCAAATTCATATGCTACAGTTTCACCTTGTGGGAG GTTTGTTGCAAGCTGTGGATTTACTTCTGATGTAAAGGTTTGGGAGGTTTGTTTCGGTAAGGCGGGGGAATTCCGAGAAGTGTGTCGGGCATTCGAGTTGAAAGGCCACTCTGCCGGTGTATGTGGATTTGCTTTCTCCAATGACTCAAGACG GATGGCAACTGTATCTAAAGATGGAACATGGAAGCTCTGGAATACAGATGTGGAGTACAAGAAGCAGCAGGACCCCTATTTGCTGTTCACAGGACAATGGTGTGGGAGAGAACCTTGCCGCATAGCATTGTCTCCTGATGGCCGTGTTGTTGCCATTGCCAGTGTCTCAGATATCACGGTGTACAATGCACAAACAGGGCAGATAGAGGAAGAATTCAATTCAGTACATGGAGAGATAATCTCAGACCTTGGTTTTGACACTACCAATAGATTCATAGTCTCCACTGGAGATCGAGCTATCCGTGTATTCCATAATACAGCTGGATACAGAGCCGCTATTGTCGACCTGAAGGAGCTGCTAAAGAAAGCCACTAACAAGGGCATGAAGGACCGGCTACAGCAGCAAATTAAAGATGCTCAGAATGCATTAGATGATGTGTGCAAACAGGGAAAGTGA